The following are from one region of the Nicotiana tomentosiformis chromosome 7, ASM39032v3, whole genome shotgun sequence genome:
- the LOC104097272 gene encoding uncharacterized protein: MNEVDSPCLFNKAQHALNQASVLHHETFLWYRDELSQLEVEAKELAEKRNMYKHLSEQRRGEIKSLRVELDATQKEHADILEHVQQKVDRVDQLRVEMYEVKALAEELKGKMDRLVSEKEITQEKLASAEDELRSMKEKAEAWSQKIGELQSQFSLVVTDRETLTKELKAAKSVAEIAKADDDEMVAQYKDDTNATQERLNAIVDHAKWQSRREALEEVHARGFDSSTELENVKRIEDEYPEDEEDSEGSDGSEDGEDSDGLDDKAGSGED; encoded by the exons ATGAATGAGGTAGACTCGCCATGCCTGTTCAACAAAGCACAACATGCGCTGAACCAG gcctcggtgctccACCACGAGACCTTCCTCTGGTATCGAGATGAGTTGAGCCAACTCGAGGTCGAAGCCAAAGAGCTTGCTGAGAAAAGAAACATGTATAAACATCTCAGCGAGCAACGCAGGGGTGAAATCAAGAGCCTTCGAGTCGAGTTGGATGCGACTCAGAAGGAACATGCCGATATATTGGAACAT GTCCAGCAAAAGGTAGATCGGGTTGACCAGCTCCGGGTTGAGATGTACGAAGTCAAGGCGTTGGCCGAGGAGTTGAAGGGCAAGATGGACCGGTTGGTGTCTgaaaaggaaataacccaagagaaATTGGCCTCGGCAGAGGACGAACTTCGATCAATGAAGGAGAAGGCAGAGGCATGGTCTCAGAAAATTGGGGAGCTCCAATCTCAATTTAGCTTGGTTGTTACCGATCGGGAAACCCTCACAAAGGAGCTTAAAGCAGCTAAGTCAGTGGCTGAAATAGCCAAGGCCGATGAcgatgagatggtggcccagtacaaagACGATACTAATGCTACTCAGGAGCGCCTAAACGCCATAGTCGATCATGCAAAGTGGCAGTCTCGGAGAGAGGCTCTAGAAGAGGTTCATGCTCGGGGGTTCGATTCATCGACCGAGCTTGAAAATGTTAAGAGGATCGAGGATGAGTACCCCGAGGATGAGGAAGATTCTGAGGGTTCGGACGGGTCCGAGGACGGGGAGGATTCCGACGGCCTCGATGATAAGGCGGGCTCTGGTGAGGATTAG